The nucleotide sequence GCCCGCTCCGGCGAATCGGTCGCTCTCGTCGAACACCGACCGGATGACCGAGGGGTCTTCGAGCAGCCGGTGGCGGAGGAAACTTCCGCGACCGCGTCCGCCGCCGGTTCGGGTGATTTCGAGCACTTCGAGAAACTCCCACTCGCGCAGCAGGTCGTGGACCCGGCGCTTAGAGAGCGCGTCGAGGGTGACCTCCGCGCAGATGTCTTCGTAGGCGGCGTACACGTCGGTAGTCTCGAACGTCCGCGTCTTCTCGACGAGCGCCAGCGAGACGACGGCCAGCAAGGTCGCCTTCTGCTGGGTGGTCGCACCCGCCAACAGCGCCTCGACGCGGTCCCGCTCGGCCACGCTGTCGGCGCGACGGACGTGGTCGACGGTGACGGCGTCGGCGTCGTCGCACGCAGCGAGTTCACCGGCGTGTCGGAGCAGGTTGATCGCTCTCCGCGCGTCGCCGTGTTCCTCGGCGGCGAGCGAGGCGCACTCCGAGACCACGTCGTCCGAGAGCGTGTCGGCCTGGAACGCGTCGGCCCGACTTCGGATTATCTGGCGGAGGGCCCGGCGGTCGTACGGCGTGAAGACGATTTCACGTTCCTGCAGGCTGCTTTTGACCCGCTCTTGCAGTCGGTCTCGGTACCGTATCTTGTTACTGATACCGACGACGCCCACCGAACAGGAGTCGAGCTTCCCCGTCTCCGTCGCGCGCGACAACTGCATGAGCAGGTCGTCGTCCGCTAACCGGTCAATCTCGTCGAGAACGACGAGCGCCACGTCGAATCGGGCGTCGAGCACTTGCCAGAGGAGACGGTAGTAGCGCGAGCGCCCGAGTCCGGTCTCCGGGACGGTGAGACCGGTCGCGTCGGGGTCGTTCAACGCCCGCACGATAGCCCTGACCGCCCGAGTTTCGGTGTCGTCCTGCGAACAGTCGACGACGACGCGACCGACCGCGACACCGTTCTCCGCGGCGGCTTCGACCACTCGCGTCGTCGCGTAGCGCGCGCAGAGTGACTTGCCGGTGCCGGTCTTCCCGTACAGAAACACGTTGCTCGGTGTACCGCTCGTGACGGCGGGGTTGAGCGCAGTCGCGAGGCGGCGGAGTTCGTCGTTGCGGGCGACGATGTTGGTGGGTCCGGGAACGTAGCCGACGTCCAGTTGCCCCTTCTCGGAGAAGATGCTGTCTCGAGCACCGAAGGCGTCTCCGAGAGCCGCCGCGTTCTCGACCGATTCGTCGTACCGTGTCATGCGATAACAGTACCAGCACGGCGTTCATAAACACATCGGGAAGACGGCAGTCCGAGACGGTCGATGGGGACCGGAGAACAGTGAGTCGAACCAACGCGGGCCGGGACAGCCGAGTCGCACGCAGCGACAGTTCGTCCGGTCCGTCGGTACCCCCTCCCCCCTCGTTTCACCTGAAAGCCATTACACGGCTATGTCTGTAATGAGTAGGGAGTCAATAACACACATAGAATTCACTCGGTTCCCGGTCGATCACCGCCAGAGACGCTCGCGAGAGCAGCGGCTCGCCGGACTTCGGTCGACGGCGTGCCGCAGAAACGGACTGAGCGACTCAGTCGAGGTACTCGGTCGCGCTCTTGTGGAGCGCGACGAAGCCCTCGGCGAACTCCGCACCTCTGGTCCGACCGAGCACTCGCGCCTCGGCGCGGACTCCCTCGACGAGGCCGTCGAACTCGGCGTCGATGCCGCCGTGTTCCTCGAGCCACTCGACCTGTGACTCGTGTTCGAGGATGGCGTCCTCTTTCGTCGACTGATAGTCGCCGATGTCGACGTACGTCTCGGGCTCGAACGAGGACGTCGGCTTCCCGAAGTAGTAGACGTTCCGCGGTTCCCACGGCTCGTACTCCGTCTCCAGAAGCGGGAGCGAGCACATGTAGTACGCGTCGGTCACCAGCCTCGACGTCGCCCGGTGGTCGGGGTGCATGTCGTCTCGGTAGTGGGTGAGGACGACGTCCGGCCGATGCTCGCGCAGCACGTCGACGAGCTGGAGCCGGTTCTCCATCGAGTAGGTCACGCGTCCGTCCTCGAAGTCGAGGAACACCGCCTCCGCACCGAGCGTCTCCGCGGCCGCCTCGGCCTCACGCTCGCGCGTCTCCGCGACTTCGGCCTCGGTAGTGTCGAAGCCGCCGTACTCGCCTCGGGTCATGTAGACGATAGTGACGTCGTCGCCGCGGTCGGCGTGTTTTGCGAGCGTGCCGCCGCAGAAGATGTCGGCGTCGTCGGGATGTGCGACTACTGCTGTGAGATGCATACACACGTCAGTCAGGCAAGCCGATATTAAACGTTGCGCCGGTAGTGTCGCGGACG is from Haloprofundus halophilus and encodes:
- a CDS encoding orc1/cdc6 family replication initiation protein, producing MTRYDESVENAAALGDAFGARDSIFSEKGQLDVGYVPGPTNIVARNDELRRLATALNPAVTSGTPSNVFLYGKTGTGKSLCARYATTRVVEAAAENGVAVGRVVVDCSQDDTETRAVRAIVRALNDPDATGLTVPETGLGRSRYYRLLWQVLDARFDVALVVLDEIDRLADDDLLMQLSRATETGKLDSCSVGVVGISNKIRYRDRLQERVKSSLQEREIVFTPYDRRALRQIIRSRADAFQADTLSDDVVSECASLAAEEHGDARRAINLLRHAGELAACDDADAVTVDHVRRADSVAERDRVEALLAGATTQQKATLLAVVSLALVEKTRTFETTDVYAAYEDICAEVTLDALSKRRVHDLLREWEFLEVLEITRTGGGRGRGSFLRHRLLEDPSVIRSVFDESDRFAGAGFTSETNTTWSNI
- a CDS encoding PIG-L deacetylase family protein, which produces MHLTAVVAHPDDADIFCGGTLAKHADRGDDVTIVYMTRGEYGGFDTTEAEVAETREREAEAAAETLGAEAVFLDFEDGRVTYSMENRLQLVDVLREHRPDVVLTHYRDDMHPDHRATSRLVTDAYYMCSLPLLETEYEPWEPRNVYYFGKPTSSFEPETYVDIGDYQSTKEDAILEHESQVEWLEEHGGIDAEFDGLVEGVRAEARVLGRTRGAEFAEGFVALHKSATEYLD